The following are from one region of the Stigmatella ashevillena genome:
- a CDS encoding carboxypeptidase regulatory-like domain-containing protein, whose product MSPLSFALLMLALASASCAYLPDSSEDVQLVCRRDAECAEGQVCFADGCGDPGQNIVVEVKPDPAAGLHAQDFAVENLRPQHNLELFGPATLQGRVQRQLPQLNQDGSPTTVPYLNPVFVRATGESRLIPGLARSFEGNLVPDNEGYRLAVGSGNYTVTLLTKDAAIPPQTLEGVRVEPGWTVPLDFVLPSSASLTRLAGKVVLENNQPVNEALEVQALDDALKPLSQRVSVTRETGEFLLSLPPAAARLEHVLVQVTAPRAGGLFPQREFSVDPRPGVTAPLVLADAGEAVKVSGRVVDRAGQPVPDAGVYLQGKVRGGGQFHSLTVRTREDGRFELLSLPSLPDTPLTLYAIPPGSAVPGITRQATLVPLGGVAAQEVVCPNKVIVRGVLLRPEGGPAAGVKVVADPVGAVPGWPLPAQGAEVSSATDEDGAYSLRLDPGEYRFDFMPGENLPRVSRFVPVLPSEGMQVEPFMLSKGRRVTGRVTLSDPQRQLPVQVAPYADIQFFRVVNVAGTPTAIRLAQTVADSAGDYTATLPTR is encoded by the coding sequence ATGAGCCCCCTGAGCTTCGCGCTCCTGATGCTCGCCCTGGCGAGCGCTTCCTGCGCCTACCTGCCGGACTCCTCCGAGGATGTGCAGCTCGTGTGCCGCCGGGACGCCGAGTGCGCGGAGGGACAGGTGTGCTTCGCGGACGGCTGTGGCGATCCCGGGCAGAACATCGTCGTGGAGGTCAAACCCGATCCCGCCGCCGGGTTGCACGCACAGGATTTCGCCGTGGAGAACCTGCGTCCCCAGCACAACCTGGAGCTGTTCGGCCCCGCCACCCTCCAAGGCCGGGTCCAACGGCAACTGCCCCAGCTCAACCAGGATGGCTCGCCCACCACCGTGCCCTACCTGAACCCCGTGTTCGTCCGGGCCACCGGCGAGAGCCGCCTCATTCCCGGCCTCGCGCGCAGCTTCGAGGGCAACCTCGTTCCGGACAACGAGGGTTACAGGCTCGCGGTGGGTTCCGGGAATTACACCGTCACCCTGCTGACGAAGGATGCAGCGATTCCCCCGCAGACTTTGGAGGGCGTGAGGGTGGAGCCCGGCTGGACCGTGCCGCTCGACTTCGTCCTGCCCTCCTCCGCTTCCCTCACGCGACTGGCGGGCAAGGTGGTGCTCGAGAACAACCAGCCCGTGAACGAGGCGCTCGAAGTCCAAGCGCTGGATGATGCGCTCAAACCCCTGTCCCAGCGCGTCTCCGTGACGCGGGAGACGGGCGAGTTCCTGTTGTCGCTGCCCCCGGCCGCTGCCCGGCTGGAGCACGTCCTCGTCCAGGTGACGGCGCCTCGGGCCGGCGGGCTGTTTCCCCAGCGGGAGTTCTCCGTGGACCCGCGCCCGGGCGTCACCGCGCCGCTCGTCCTGGCCGATGCGGGCGAGGCCGTGAAGGTGAGCGGCCGGGTGGTGGATCGCGCAGGCCAACCCGTGCCCGACGCCGGCGTGTACCTCCAGGGCAAGGTCCGGGGGGGCGGCCAGTTCCACAGCCTCACCGTCCGCACGCGGGAGGATGGCCGCTTCGAGCTCCTGTCCCTGCCGAGCCTTCCGGACACCCCCTTGACGCTCTACGCGATTCCCCCCGGAAGCGCGGTTCCGGGCATCACCCGCCAGGCCACGCTGGTCCCCCTGGGGGGGGTGGCCGCGCAAGAGGTGGTCTGCCCCAACAAGGTCATCGTCCGAGGGGTGCTGCTGCGGCCCGAAGGAGGCCCCGCGGCGGGCGTGAAGGTGGTGGCCGATCCCGTGGGGGCCGTCCCCGGCTGGCCCCTGCCGGCCCAGGGCGCCGAGGTGAGCTCCGCCACTGATGAAGACGGGGCCTACAGCCTCCGGTTGGATCCGGGCGAGTACCGCTTCGACTTCATGCCGGGAGAGAACCTGCCGCGCGTCAGCCGCTTCGTGCCTGTGCTGCCCTCGGAGGGCATGCAGGTGGAGCCCTTCATGCTCTCCAAGGGGCGCCGCGTCACCGGCCGGGTCACCTTGAGCGATCCGCAGCGCCAGCTCCCCGTGCAGGTGGCACCGTATGCGGACATCCAGTTCTTCCGCGTGGTGAACGTGGCCGGCACCCCCACGGCCATCCGGTTGGCGCAGACGGTGGCCGACAGCGCGGGCGATTACACCGCCACCCTCCCTACACGTTGA
- a CDS encoding tetratricopeptide repeat protein, whose product MASEQKPEVDKELSEIRKEVIEARNLVIKTDNLLKNLHAEVKAVGKRHEDFQKRQWISSGVAYALFAILAAGGALLISNARTSTAGAERERLEKMVTDLTSELEKQRAELAANQGAQRSAAEVYKLMTTLPGDERLKGIDALVKLDTTRLSGLERQALNDRAALLRKEIGDSAFERGKAAFRRNDMKGTVEDLSRFMAMNPSEADALDASFFLGAAYNNLGKHDQAVPLLARFVDGDKRSKTRDYAMVLLAQSYQETNQLEKALATVRDAIANYPATQYLGAMRARLNSAKRQLGGPDAAAAPAVPVPTPAAPAPAQAAPPAPAPGQPAGQ is encoded by the coding sequence ATGGCATCCGAGCAAAAGCCAGAGGTCGACAAGGAACTGTCGGAGATCCGCAAGGAGGTGATCGAGGCCCGCAACCTCGTCATCAAGACCGACAACCTGCTGAAGAACCTGCATGCCGAGGTGAAGGCCGTCGGCAAGCGCCACGAGGACTTCCAGAAGCGGCAATGGATCTCCTCGGGGGTGGCCTATGCCCTCTTCGCCATTCTGGCCGCGGGCGGCGCGCTGCTCATCAGCAACGCGCGCACCTCCACCGCGGGCGCCGAGCGTGAGCGGCTCGAGAAGATGGTGACGGATCTGACGTCGGAGCTCGAGAAGCAGCGCGCGGAGCTGGCCGCCAACCAGGGCGCTCAGCGCTCCGCGGCCGAGGTCTACAAGCTGATGACGACGCTGCCGGGAGACGAGCGGCTCAAGGGCATCGACGCGCTGGTGAAGCTGGACACCACGCGCCTGTCAGGGCTGGAACGTCAGGCACTCAACGATCGCGCCGCCCTGCTGCGCAAGGAGATCGGTGACTCCGCCTTCGAGCGCGGCAAGGCCGCCTTCCGCCGCAACGACATGAAGGGCACGGTGGAGGATCTCTCGCGCTTCATGGCGATGAACCCCTCCGAGGCGGACGCGCTGGATGCCTCCTTCTTCCTGGGGGCCGCCTACAACAACCTGGGCAAGCACGACCAGGCCGTGCCGCTCCTGGCCCGCTTCGTGGACGGGGACAAGCGCTCCAAGACGCGCGACTACGCCATGGTGCTGCTGGCCCAGTCCTACCAGGAGACCAATCAGCTCGAGAAAGCCCTGGCCACGGTGCGTGACGCCATCGCCAACTACCCGGCGACCCAGTACCTGGGGGCGATGCGCGCGCGCCTGAACTCGGCCAAGCGCCAACTGGGTGGCCCCGATGCGGCAGCGGCCCCGGCCGTCCCCGTACCGACCCCGGCGGCCCCCGCGCCCGCTCAGGCGGCGCCCCCCGCCCCGGCCCCCGGGCAGCCCGCGGGACAGTAA
- the mutL gene encoding DNA mismatch repair endonuclease MutL, with protein sequence MARIARLRDDLINKIAAGEVVERPASVVKELVENSLDAGAHTVQVALEGGGLQRIVVSDDGHGMGREDAVLCLERHATSKLRELDDLENLVSKGFRGEALPAIAAVSRFTLHTAEPEAEVGTRVRVEGGGGLHVEDAPPRVGTVMTVEDLFYNTPARLKFMRRGETELKHVEEAVIRIALAHPEVSFLVEHGGLPLFTSPACPDDPTERIAAALGTDVHPHLFAVEERRLGLSVSGHIASPEYTLPTARGIYTFVNHRYVRDRGLIGAIQRGYQEYLPSGRQPLVVLFIDVEPHAVDVNVHPQKMEVRFADSRGVYDAVLAAIVRTIRAAPWLGPIPPEGGDPRRQAAHYAQAVERFLTRAQEATWGAPLPLPSAADAPASLSLVPASVPVPLGRAPAFGQALPQLNEAPPPGYFAALRPMGALGGRFQVCEGPGGTLVVLDPHAALERVRLMDFHRLLEEGKAPPPSLFGTTVEVPVPAARALMGGREALARVGIDLEPFGGTSFALKAVPPGLEGAEPRVLLEALAQALPPAGTSPDAVGLAEVLRVMACHAAQTSSDKLTDARLRALLGELDTADFHPTCRHGTVVVLEMPLLELERRAR encoded by the coding sequence ATGGCCCGCATCGCCCGACTTCGTGACGATCTCATCAACAAAATCGCCGCCGGTGAGGTGGTGGAGCGCCCTGCCTCCGTGGTGAAGGAGTTGGTGGAGAACTCGCTGGATGCGGGGGCTCACACGGTCCAGGTGGCGCTGGAGGGTGGGGGGTTGCAGCGCATCGTCGTGTCCGATGATGGACATGGCATGGGGCGCGAGGACGCGGTGCTGTGCCTGGAGCGCCATGCCACCAGCAAGCTGCGCGAGCTGGACGACCTGGAGAACCTCGTCAGCAAGGGCTTCCGGGGCGAGGCGCTGCCGGCCATCGCCGCCGTGTCGCGCTTCACGCTGCACACCGCCGAGCCCGAAGCGGAGGTGGGCACCCGGGTGAGGGTGGAAGGAGGGGGAGGGCTTCACGTCGAGGACGCGCCGCCGCGCGTGGGCACGGTGATGACGGTGGAGGACCTCTTCTACAACACCCCCGCGCGGCTGAAGTTCATGCGCCGGGGGGAGACGGAGCTCAAGCACGTGGAGGAGGCCGTCATCCGGATCGCCCTGGCGCACCCGGAGGTGTCCTTCCTGGTGGAGCACGGGGGGCTGCCGCTGTTCACCAGCCCCGCCTGCCCGGACGATCCCACCGAGCGCATCGCCGCGGCGCTCGGCACGGACGTGCACCCCCACCTCTTCGCGGTGGAGGAGCGGCGGCTGGGCCTGAGCGTCTCCGGCCACATCGCCTCGCCCGAGTACACCCTGCCCACGGCGCGAGGCATCTACACCTTCGTCAACCACCGCTATGTGAGAGACCGGGGCCTCATCGGCGCCATCCAGCGGGGCTACCAGGAGTACCTGCCTTCCGGGCGCCAGCCGCTGGTGGTGCTCTTCATCGACGTGGAGCCCCACGCGGTGGACGTGAACGTGCACCCGCAGAAGATGGAGGTACGCTTCGCCGACTCGCGCGGCGTGTACGACGCGGTGCTGGCCGCCATCGTCCGCACCATCCGGGCTGCCCCCTGGCTCGGGCCCATCCCACCCGAGGGGGGAGACCCCCGGCGCCAGGCCGCCCACTATGCCCAGGCGGTGGAGCGCTTCCTCACCCGTGCCCAGGAGGCCACCTGGGGCGCGCCGCTGCCCTTGCCCTCCGCCGCGGATGCCCCGGCGTCCCTGTCCCTCGTGCCTGCCTCCGTCCCGGTGCCCCTGGGCCGGGCCCCCGCCTTCGGACAAGCACTGCCCCAGCTCAACGAGGCCCCGCCCCCGGGTTACTTCGCGGCGCTGCGGCCCATGGGGGCGCTGGGCGGACGCTTCCAGGTCTGTGAGGGCCCCGGCGGCACGCTGGTGGTGTTGGATCCGCACGCGGCCCTGGAGCGCGTCCGGCTGATGGATTTCCACCGCCTGTTGGAGGAGGGCAAGGCCCCCCCTCCCTCACTCTTTGGCACCACGGTGGAGGTGCCCGTCCCGGCGGCCCGGGCCCTGATGGGAGGGCGTGAGGCGCTCGCGCGGGTGGGCATCGATCTGGAGCCTTTTGGGGGAACGAGCTTCGCGCTCAAGGCGGTTCCCCCGGGGCTGGAGGGCGCCGAGCCCCGCGTCCTGCTGGAAGCCCTCGCTCAAGCGCTGCCCCCCGCGGGAACGTCACCCGACGCGGTCGGTCTGGCCGAGGTCCTCCGGGTGATGGCCTGTCACGCCGCGCAGACTTCCTCGGACAAGCTCACCGATGCCCGGCTGCGCGCCCTGCTGGGCGAGCTGGACACGGCGGACTTCCACCCCACCTGCCGCCACGGCACGGTGGTGGTGCTGGAGATGCCCTTGCTGGAGCTGGAGCGGCGCGCCCGCTGA
- a CDS encoding SDR family oxidoreductase gives MDATQAGKRGLRVAVTGASGDFGKLLLPRLEADSAVESVLVLDVANPGGTKVEFHRVDLTRHDAESELTDALSDHPVDALYHLAFPFGPMTNGSVAHELEVAGTIHVLAAAGRVRVPRLVVPSLTAVYGARGQHPALLREEAPLVGCPLSRFVSDKIEVEGQVRAFRERYPATRVLVLRFAPVLGPSMDNPATRMLKRSVVPTLMGFDPLWQALHEDDAARALHLALTADASGEFNIVGQGVLPLSGLVCQAGARPLPVPGPLFRTALHVLDAVGASGLPIALLDYIHYSLVADGERAETELNFIPIHHARDAAAALRRS, from the coding sequence ATGGATGCGACCCAGGCAGGAAAGAGGGGGCTGCGCGTCGCCGTCACCGGCGCCAGTGGGGACTTTGGCAAGTTGCTCCTGCCAAGGCTGGAAGCCGACTCCGCCGTGGAGAGCGTCCTCGTGCTGGATGTGGCCAATCCCGGAGGCACCAAGGTGGAGTTCCACCGGGTGGACCTCACGCGCCATGACGCCGAGAGCGAGCTGACCGACGCGCTGAGCGACCATCCCGTGGACGCGCTCTACCATCTGGCGTTCCCCTTCGGCCCCATGACCAACGGCTCGGTGGCGCACGAATTGGAAGTGGCCGGCACCATCCATGTCCTGGCCGCCGCGGGCCGCGTGCGGGTGCCAAGGCTCGTGGTGCCCTCGCTCACCGCCGTCTACGGGGCCCGAGGCCAGCACCCTGCCCTGCTGCGCGAGGAGGCCCCGCTGGTGGGCTGTCCCTTGAGCCGGTTCGTCTCCGACAAGATCGAAGTGGAGGGCCAGGTGCGGGCCTTCCGCGAGCGCTATCCGGCCACGCGCGTGCTCGTGCTGCGCTTCGCCCCCGTGCTGGGCCCCTCGATGGACAACCCCGCCACACGCATGCTCAAGCGCTCCGTGGTGCCGACCCTGATGGGGTTCGATCCGCTGTGGCAGGCGCTCCATGAGGACGATGCCGCGCGGGCGCTGCACCTGGCGCTCACGGCGGATGCCTCGGGCGAGTTCAACATCGTGGGCCAGGGGGTGCTGCCGCTCTCTGGCCTGGTCTGCCAGGCAGGAGCCCGGCCGCTGCCCGTGCCAGGGCCCCTGTTCCGCACCGCCTTGCACGTGCTCGATGCGGTCGGCGCCTCGGGATTGCCGATCGCCCTGCTCGACTACATCCATTACAGCCTGGTCGCGGACGGCGAGCGCGCCGAGACCGAGCTCAATTTCATTCCCATCCATCACGCCCGGGATGCTGCCGCGGCGCTGAGGAGGAGCTGA
- a CDS encoding lysophospholipid acyltransferase family protein → MATKGVLGNDPFQRGAARRSTEPQSASSAEPPKKAAPARSKPKTPGAAKKAAPAKAPPPKAAQPPKAPPPKAPKPPKERKPARPAAVAAEFPKSLREPAPSQPSRRSSARGSKGVARPEDAAAREQAVDEVMATAAAEEATQAAAEAAAETAVATLLTLGAQQASAGAAPEPNSLEATWNRELATAVVAEAAEAAAEAVLGVALSSASTPLTPEEGPLDSAEGSLETAPAVNASSPGDEAEVPDTQEDEFPPARKAPLSLVPSLDSADAAEAEASQESGASEPLPSEQVGATPTPGSMLSLAKEIALQALSSASVSKTLEAAQGVVNALRAGLGTAGSTSLDEYGRDAELVSELQPLMDFLYERYWRVTLQSVEWIPAGGAILVANHSGALPFDGLVATQAILRERPELREPRWLVEDQVFHAPVLGTIFNRLGAVRACPENALRLLDEQRPVLVFPEGYQGLSKPFAQRYQLKRFGRGGFVKLALRTGAPIIPVAIVGSEETSPLLGRIPAGFLGVPYLPLTGPVPLPAKWTLRFGEPISMDGLSQDAANDLAEVQRLTERTREAIQSMIQALLRERRSVFAG, encoded by the coding sequence ATGGCCACCAAGGGTGTGCTCGGGAACGACCCATTCCAGCGCGGTGCCGCGCGGCGTTCCACCGAGCCCCAATCCGCCTCCTCCGCGGAGCCGCCGAAGAAGGCCGCGCCCGCCCGGAGCAAGCCCAAGACCCCAGGGGCGGCGAAGAAGGCAGCGCCTGCCAAGGCCCCGCCCCCCAAGGCCGCGCAGCCGCCCAAGGCCCCGCCCCCCAAGGCCCCGAAACCTCCCAAGGAGCGCAAACCGGCGCGGCCCGCGGCCGTCGCCGCGGAGTTCCCCAAGAGCCTGAGAGAGCCCGCCCCGTCCCAGCCCTCCCGTCGCTCCTCCGCGAGAGGATCCAAGGGAGTTGCTCGCCCGGAAGACGCAGCAGCGCGGGAACAGGCGGTCGACGAAGTCATGGCCACCGCCGCCGCCGAGGAGGCCACCCAGGCCGCCGCCGAGGCCGCCGCGGAGACCGCGGTGGCCACCCTGCTCACGCTCGGAGCACAGCAGGCCTCGGCGGGAGCAGCTCCGGAGCCCAACTCGCTGGAGGCCACCTGGAACCGGGAGCTGGCCACCGCCGTGGTCGCCGAGGCTGCGGAAGCCGCCGCGGAGGCCGTCCTGGGCGTGGCCCTCTCCTCGGCCAGCACGCCCCTCACGCCCGAGGAAGGACCGCTGGACAGCGCCGAGGGCTCGCTCGAGACAGCGCCCGCGGTCAACGCCTCCTCGCCCGGCGATGAAGCGGAAGTGCCGGACACTCAAGAGGACGAATTCCCGCCCGCGCGCAAGGCACCCCTGTCCCTCGTTCCCTCGCTGGACAGCGCGGACGCGGCGGAGGCCGAGGCGTCCCAGGAGTCTGGCGCCTCCGAACCCCTCCCGTCCGAGCAGGTCGGCGCCACGCCGACACCGGGGAGCATGCTCTCCCTGGCCAAGGAGATCGCCCTTCAGGCGCTGTCGAGCGCCTCGGTGAGCAAGACGCTGGAGGCGGCGCAGGGGGTGGTGAATGCCCTGCGCGCGGGGCTGGGGACGGCAGGCAGCACGTCCCTGGACGAGTACGGACGGGACGCGGAACTGGTCTCGGAACTCCAGCCGCTGATGGACTTCCTCTACGAGCGCTATTGGCGTGTCACGCTGCAGAGCGTGGAGTGGATCCCCGCCGGGGGCGCCATCCTCGTGGCCAACCACTCGGGGGCCCTTCCCTTCGATGGGCTGGTGGCCACGCAGGCCATCCTCCGGGAGCGCCCCGAGCTGCGAGAGCCCCGGTGGCTGGTGGAGGATCAGGTCTTCCACGCGCCCGTGCTGGGCACGATCTTCAACCGCCTGGGGGCCGTGCGCGCCTGCCCCGAGAATGCCTTGCGGCTGCTGGACGAGCAGCGCCCGGTGCTGGTCTTCCCCGAGGGCTACCAGGGCCTGAGCAAGCCGTTTGCCCAGCGCTATCAGCTCAAGCGCTTCGGGCGCGGAGGCTTCGTCAAGCTGGCGCTGCGCACCGGGGCCCCCATCATCCCGGTGGCCATTGTCGGCTCCGAGGAGACCTCTCCCTTGCTGGGCCGCATTCCCGCGGGCTTCCTCGGCGTACCCTACCTGCCCCTGACAGGTCCCGTGCCCCTGCCCGCCAAGTGGACGCTGCGCTTTGGCGAGCCCATCAGCATGGATGGCCTGAGCCAGGACGCCGCCAATGATCTGGCCGAGGTGCAGCGGCTGACCGAGCGCACCCGAGAGGCCATCCAGAGCATGATCCAGGCGTTGCTGCGCGAGCGTCGTTCCGTCTTCGCGGGCTGA
- a CDS encoding GGDEF domain-containing protein, giving the protein MAQRETVVTLISKISDRPVNLDAALVVIYGLDLGHKYDLGRSEILIGRSSKSDISLDQESVSRNHARITNTVKGVFIQDLGSTNGTFVNDDAVKSAQELRNGDLVKIGRTIFKFIAGGNIEAAYHDEIYRLTTMDGLTQVHNRRYFDEQLDREVSRSRRYERVLSLVMFDVDHFKHINDKRGHLAGDYVLKHLASTVSVNIRREDVFARYGGEEFGILLPEVDAKGTWLFAEKVRQMVEQAHFVFDKHTISVTISLGIATLLPEHREPSELVRAADEKLYEAKNTGRNRVCG; this is encoded by the coding sequence ATGGCGCAGAGAGAGACCGTCGTCACGCTCATCTCGAAGATCTCCGATCGTCCGGTCAATCTGGACGCGGCGCTCGTCGTCATCTACGGCTTGGATCTGGGGCACAAGTACGACTTGGGCCGGAGCGAAATCCTGATTGGCCGCTCGTCCAAGTCGGACATCTCGTTGGATCAAGAGTCGGTCAGCCGCAACCACGCGCGCATCACCAACACGGTCAAGGGTGTGTTCATCCAGGACCTGGGCTCCACCAACGGCACGTTCGTCAATGACGATGCGGTGAAGAGCGCGCAAGAGCTGCGCAATGGAGATCTGGTGAAGATCGGCCGGACGATCTTCAAGTTCATCGCGGGGGGGAACATCGAGGCGGCGTACCACGATGAGATCTACCGCCTGACGACGATGGACGGGCTGACGCAGGTGCACAACCGGCGCTACTTCGACGAGCAGCTCGATCGTGAAGTCTCCCGGAGCCGACGCTACGAGCGGGTGCTGTCGCTGGTGATGTTCGACGTCGATCACTTCAAGCACATCAACGACAAGCGCGGGCACCTGGCGGGGGACTACGTGCTCAAGCACCTGGCCTCCACGGTGAGCGTGAACATCCGGAGAGAGGATGTCTTCGCGCGCTACGGGGGTGAGGAGTTTGGAATTCTCCTCCCGGAAGTCGACGCCAAGGGCACGTGGCTGTTCGCGGAGAAGGTGCGCCAGATGGTGGAGCAGGCGCACTTCGTGTTCGACAAGCACACCATCTCGGTGACGATCTCGCTGGGAATCGCGACGCTGCTGCCCGAGCACCGCGAGCCCTCGGAGCTGGTGCGCGCCGCGGATGAGAAGCTCTACGAGGCGAAGAACACGGGCCGCAACCGCGTCTGCGGCTGA
- a CDS encoding carboxypeptidase regulatory-like domain-containing protein, whose product MSAHTRAPWLLGLLGVCLAWAGCASKDPEAFFPGGGPGDVAPRGPCTVDEDCPDPALFFCNPATSRCEASCRTQVDCGADRRGQYALGDCDRNPLGCQCDQGKCVASLCSVDAVCGAQVCRNGRCGAPPSAEKAATCQVSPAFAIGRQGTQVRFSVAVSDAEGHPLVPAEGISWSATSAAVSGSGQGTQALFTWMSPDRSLERLEVRVGQAFCEAHLTILEATVAAQRVRVGVTDELTGRPIPEVWVGVSDETGLITASGRTDEEGVALVSASGVVSFTAFHEAYGYLTLANHDVGAGTAEVMLPLRRNPGEVHGGIRGLFQNRPTGQNLHLGFTGLSLPGMGMDAAREQRLGASREVKFELGGQARELLLPTNFSLTTPSTQGEAEYTAPGMEGDCAEDPVAASRADKAPSSSRCGTRTAWALSGDMPTAGLPPDLFGASQDTSQLLAQGIPLLRHFHSSVVRDVRFRLQPIPGASEGTPDLHDTRHYTPVDPEAMQMPLGFPFVVRVPTLPVYQGAFLKNALVVGAVDVPGRGRVPLGLGLAVNVAPSDPNTDLQSGLPAPGLVGVRMAPAHHGLEGNPYQLTVMASTHVAALEDPEGAALSAVVEPLSALTFDPKGSAPLTLSSGFLPIPEGARYNFEPVPSGDLEGRQFWFTNSAGRVGTLLRVRFTNRFGRQWTVLYEPSLENPSVRLPVPPTPFEDRTFFGDITGTRSRLWVQALAVRAPDGKRLSLALLADGRTASLAHLDEFTRAFAVLDYQRPELTWLTPDSEGRSVPRASILRVRATGFRLGTAPEGEGFVELSFRGGLGCEGLTVRGERKASLGLCEVELPLPPGCSGRDVSLTVTRVDSGGQPLRPPVASTRQVHIL is encoded by the coding sequence ATGAGTGCACACACCCGCGCGCCATGGCTGCTGGGCCTGCTGGGCGTGTGCCTGGCGTGGGCGGGGTGCGCGTCGAAGGACCCCGAGGCGTTCTTCCCCGGAGGGGGACCGGGCGACGTGGCCCCGCGGGGGCCCTGCACCGTGGACGAGGATTGCCCGGATCCGGCGCTCTTCTTCTGCAACCCGGCCACGTCGCGGTGCGAGGCCTCCTGCCGGACGCAGGTGGACTGTGGCGCGGACCGCCGGGGGCAGTACGCGCTGGGCGATTGCGACCGCAACCCACTGGGCTGCCAGTGCGATCAGGGCAAGTGCGTGGCGTCGCTGTGCTCGGTGGATGCCGTCTGCGGGGCCCAGGTGTGCCGGAATGGACGGTGTGGGGCGCCGCCCTCCGCCGAGAAGGCGGCCACGTGCCAGGTGAGCCCCGCGTTCGCCATCGGCCGACAGGGAACGCAGGTGCGCTTCAGCGTGGCGGTGAGCGACGCCGAGGGCCATCCCCTGGTGCCCGCCGAGGGCATCTCCTGGAGCGCCACGAGCGCAGCGGTGAGCGGGAGCGGTCAGGGCACACAGGCCCTCTTCACGTGGATGTCGCCGGACCGGTCCCTGGAGCGGCTCGAAGTCCGGGTAGGCCAGGCGTTCTGCGAGGCGCACCTGACGATCCTGGAGGCCACCGTCGCGGCCCAGCGGGTGCGCGTGGGGGTGACGGACGAGCTGACCGGCAGGCCGATCCCGGAGGTCTGGGTGGGGGTGTCTGACGAGACGGGCCTCATCACCGCCAGCGGCCGGACGGATGAGGAGGGGGTGGCGCTCGTGTCCGCCTCGGGCGTGGTGAGCTTCACCGCCTTTCATGAGGCATACGGCTACCTGACGCTGGCGAACCACGACGTGGGGGCAGGCACGGCAGAGGTGATGTTGCCGCTGCGGCGCAACCCCGGGGAGGTGCACGGCGGCATCCGGGGTCTGTTCCAGAACAGGCCGACGGGCCAGAACCTCCACCTGGGCTTTACCGGATTGTCCCTGCCCGGAATGGGGATGGACGCGGCGCGGGAGCAACGCCTGGGGGCCTCGCGGGAGGTGAAGTTCGAGCTGGGGGGGCAAGCCCGGGAACTGCTCCTGCCCACGAACTTCTCCCTGACGACCCCCTCCACGCAGGGCGAGGCGGAGTACACGGCGCCGGGCATGGAAGGAGACTGTGCCGAGGACCCCGTGGCGGCCTCCCGAGCGGACAAGGCCCCGTCCTCCAGCCGGTGCGGAACGCGCACGGCGTGGGCGCTGTCGGGTGACATGCCCACCGCCGGGCTACCTCCGGATCTCTTTGGCGCCTCGCAGGACACGAGCCAGTTGCTTGCCCAGGGCATCCCGCTGTTGCGGCACTTTCACTCCTCTGTCGTGCGGGATGTGCGGTTCCGGCTCCAGCCGATTCCGGGCGCCAGCGAGGGCACGCCCGATCTCCACGACACGCGGCACTACACCCCGGTGGACCCTGAAGCCATGCAGATGCCGCTGGGGTTCCCGTTCGTCGTCCGCGTGCCCACGCTCCCGGTGTACCAAGGGGCCTTCCTGAAGAATGCCCTCGTGGTGGGTGCGGTGGATGTTCCGGGGAGGGGCAGGGTGCCCCTGGGGTTGGGGCTCGCGGTGAACGTGGCCCCCTCGGATCCGAACACGGATCTTCAGTCCGGACTGCCCGCGCCCGGGCTCGTCGGAGTGCGCATGGCCCCGGCGCACCACGGGCTGGAGGGCAACCCGTATCAGTTGACGGTCATGGCCAGCACCCACGTGGCCGCCCTGGAGGATCCGGAGGGAGCGGCCCTGAGCGCCGTGGTGGAGCCGCTCTCCGCGCTCACGTTTGATCCCAAGGGCAGCGCGCCGCTCACGCTCTCCAGCGGCTTCCTGCCCATCCCCGAAGGGGCTCGCTACAACTTCGAGCCGGTGCCCTCTGGAGACCTCGAGGGCCGCCAGTTCTGGTTCACGAACAGCGCAGGGCGCGTGGGGACGCTGCTGCGGGTTCGCTTCACCAACCGGTTCGGCCGTCAGTGGACGGTGCTGTACGAGCCGTCGCTCGAAAATCCCTCCGTGCGGCTGCCGGTGCCTCCCACCCCCTTCGAGGACCGGACCTTCTTCGGAGACATCACCGGAACGCGCTCGCGGCTGTGGGTGCAGGCGCTCGCAGTGCGCGCTCCGGACGGCAAGCGGTTGAGCCTGGCCTTGCTGGCGGACGGACGGACGGCCTCCCTGGCCCACCTGGACGAGTTCACGCGCGCCTTCGCCGTGCTCGACTACCAGCGCCCGGAGCTCACCTGGCTCACCCCGGACAGCGAAGGGCGGAGCGTGCCGCGCGCCTCCATCCTTCGCGTGCGCGCCACGGGGTTTCGTTTGGGCACTGCCCCAGAGGGCGAGGGCTTTGTTGAACTCTCCTTCAGGGGAGGCCTGGGCTGTGAGGGTTTGACGGTGAGAGGCGAGCGGAAGGCCTCGCTGGGCCTCTGCGAGGTGGAACTGCCACTGCCTCCAGGCTGCTCGGGAAGGGACGTGTCCCTCACCGTCACGCGGGTGGACTCCGGCGGACAGCCCCTTCGTCCACCCGTGGCCTCCACGCGTCAGGTTCACATCCTTTGA